One window from the genome of Eublepharis macularius isolate TG4126 chromosome 15, MPM_Emac_v1.0, whole genome shotgun sequence encodes:
- the UTP11 gene encoding probable U3 small nucleolar RNA-associated protein 11 codes for MAAAFKKAAKAGQRQHRERSQLASRKHLGILEKKKDYKLRADDYHKKQNALQALRKKAQEKNPDEFYFRMTRVQLQDGVHVIKQQEEERTPEQQKLMKTQDLKYIEMKRVAEAKKIERLKSELHLLEAEGKQPNKHTFFFDSKKEVQRFDLATHLNTVPELTGRVYNRPTIETLQKKSIQGTTHPGYLKKLAKQRKERYNLLNQRIERERKMFVVAQKLQTRKDLLDKTQKMKQKKETVNRAAVYKFQFRRKR; via the exons CTTGCCTCTCGGAAGCATCTGGGGATCCTTGAGAAGAAGAAAGATTACAAGCTCCGTGCTGA TGACTACCACAAGAAGCAGAATGCCCTCCAGGCGCTTCGCAAAAAGGCACAGGAGAAGAACCCAGATGAGTTCTATTTCCGAATGACCCGTGTACAGCTCCAG GATGGAGTTCACGTGATTAAACAGCAGGAAGAAGAAAGGACGCCGGAACAGCAGAAGCTGATGAAGACGCAGGACCTGAAATACATTGAAATGAAGCGAGTAGCTGAAGCCAAG AAAATAGAAAGGCTGAAATCAGAGCTCCATCTTCTGGAAGCAgaggggaagcagcccaacaaGCACACTTTCTTTTTTGACTCGAAGAAAGAAG TTCAAAGATTTGACCTCGCCACCCACCTGAACACGGTCCCAGAGCTGACGGGAAGAGTGTACAACCGACCCACCATTGAAACACTGCAGAAGAAAAGCATCCAGGGAACTACTCATCCTGGCTACTTAAAA aaacTGGCCAAACAGAGGAAGGAACGGTATAACCTGCTGAATCAGCGCATTGAGAGGGAGCGGAAGATGTTTGTTGTCGCCCAGAAGCTCCAGACACGCAAAGACCTCTTG GACAAAACTCAGAAAATGAAGCAGAAGAAAGAAACAGTAAACCGGGCTGCTGTTTATAAATTCCAGTTCAGGCGGAAGCGCTGA